A single Vanacampus margaritifer isolate UIUO_Vmar chromosome 14, RoL_Vmar_1.0, whole genome shotgun sequence DNA region contains:
- the rc3h2 gene encoding roquin-2 isoform X1, which produces MPVQAAQWTDFLSCPICYNEFNGSGQQPISLGCSHTVCRTCLHKLHRKACPFDQTPISTDIDLLPVNCALLQLVGAQIPDVQPVSLSSATDVGHYEACRVCVEELALYLKPISGTKGAAPPSPSALSRPMQRKLVTLVNCQLVEEEGRVRAVRAGRSLGERTVTELILQHQNPQQLSANLWAAVRARGCQFLGPAMQEDALKLVLLALEDGSALSRKVLVLFVVQKLEGRFPQASKTSIGHVVQLLYRASCFKVTKRDEDSSLMQLKEEFRTYEALRREHDAQIVHIAMEAGLRISPEQWSSLLYGDLVHKSHMQSIIDKLQSPESFAKSVQELTIVLQRTGDPANLTSLRAHLELLANIDHNTDDAAPSWEELENVMLAVKLVVYGLVEFTQNFSKKSHETPQPQVNSKYKTSMCRDLRHQGGCPRGSNCTFAHTQDELEKFRLRNKKSGSVSRAFPPCGGKSFTVEGSIHIDGSVEAGEDILTEGSPHTQLISRGSDTMEGIKRVVSSESVEASGCDGLSGATMTLLGSAEQKPLSPPRTPVIHSVASSPLTAMGRVTDGGGGPVSKQGGPLILRVPHPSQASELFYQEQQSAYDTAHYQPNSGSYYPSTLHPPHKPCMARFLRSSNVPESSLPPSSFPGEPQMPHQAPSSPSTGYPAHPPRERMGPAVFHHHPGQPQYRPLASAHGVYAPLYDSRRVWRPQLYHREDARSNSLPPEVLHSSVYQTPLRERFNSLDSNFCSGSEHRAALHRDYGRVPLVYDDLFRRKQEQWAHHHHHHHHHHHSASRPPQPSAIFNMDFGPEHVESSAGQCTGCRFRGEESMAHYSPWSCGSTVGPCLSPFEPEALTQAASYSALEQSELKGCSSGVGVSSGCVTKRWLHSLDHYRRLKEEDPIIPFSEGPIISKWGAISRASRSDYHTTDPVQATACQGGASTTPINFKDYNSHLDRSEYRWSSRGSDSSSHSSFLESEQLCQHSSSEKMVCDLQSHQTAFRQEQDREESVPGSEPDIELELCALDMEDSEPQDIKSQDSLDLATPYSEDDSHLLPPTCSSPLPSSPIEEQRHAEDSSTDKMDAYLLKKMAFRKSLSPVGLVPGGLAVSKLVLRTGTPRPGGDSSPRSCPETPGAEMLLSGS; this is translated from the exons ATGCCGGTGCAGGCCGCCCAATGGACGGACTTCCTGTCCTGTCCCATCTGCTACAACGAGTTCAACGGCAGCGGCCAGCAGCCCATCAGCCTGGGCTGCTCGCACACGGTGTGCCGCACCTGCCTGCACAAGCTGCACCGCAAAGCCTGCCCCTTCGACCAGACGCCCATCAGCACGGATATCGACCTGCTGCCCGTCAACTGTGCCCTTCTGCAGCTGGTCGGAGCTCAG ATACCAGACGTGCAGCCAGTTAGCCTGAGCAGTGCGACAGATGTTGGACACTATGAGGCCTGCAGGGTGTGTGTGGAAGAGCTGGCGCTATACCTCAAACCAATTAGCGGCACTAAAG GTGCGGCGCCGCCAAGTCCGAGTGCGCTAAGCAGACCCATGCAGAGGAAGCTGGTGACGCTTGTCAACTGCCAGCTGGTGGAGGAGGAAGGCCGAGTGCGAGCCGTGCGTGCGGGCCGGTCGCTGGGGGAGCGGACGGTCACTGAGCTCATCCTGCAGCACCAGAACCCCCAGCAGCTGTCTGCCAACCTCTGGGCTGCGGTCAGAGCACGGGGATGCCAATTTCTTGGGCCTG CCATGCAGGAAGATGCCCTGAAGCTTGTGTTGTTGGCTCTGGAGGACGGTTCCGCACTGTCCAGGAAGGTGCTGGTGTTGTTTGTCGTACAAAAGTTGGAGGGGCGCTTCCCCCAGGCTTCCAAAACCAGCATAGGCCATGTGGTGCAGCTCCTTTACAGGGCCTCCTGCTTCAAG GTGACCAAGCGAGATGAAGACTCCTCGCTGATGCAGCTGAAGGAGGAATTCCGCACATACGAAGCTCTCCGAAGAGAACACGACGCCCAGATCGTGCACATCGCCATGGAAGCTGGCCTCCGCATTTCGCCCGAGCAGTGGTCCTCTCTGTTGTATGGGGACCTGGTCCACAAGTCGCACATGCAGTCCATCATTGACAAG TTGCAGTCTCCAGAGTCGTTTGCAAAGAGTGTCCAGGAGCTGACCATCGTCTTGCAGAGGACTGGAGACCCGGCCAACCTCACCAGCCTCAGAGCTCACCTCGAGCTGCTAGCCAACATAGACCACAATACAG ATGATGCGGCACCATCCTGGGAGGAGCTCGAAAATGTGATGTTGGCAGTAAAGTTGGTGGTTTATGGCCTGGTGGAATTCACCCAAAACTTCAGCAAAAAGAGCCATGAGACCCCACAG CCTCAGGTGAACAGCAAGTATAAGACCAGCATGTGCAGAGATCTTCGTCATCAGGGAGGTTGTCCGAGAGGAAGTAACTGCACCtttgcacacacacaggatGAACTGGAGAa atttcGTCTGAGGAACAAGAAGAGCGGAAGTGTTAGCCGTGCATTTCCTCCATGCGGGGGTAAATCCTTTACAGTGGAGGGCAGCATTCACATTGATGGCTCCGTAGAAGCTGGAGAGGACATCCTGACGGAGGGAAGCCCTCACACACAACTCATCTCTCGAGGCTCTGACACCATGGAGGGCATTAAGAGAGTCGTGTCCAGTGAATCTGTTGAGGCGAGTGGCTGCGACGGGCTGAGCGGCGCCACTATGACATTACTGGGCTCAGCTGAACA GAAGCCATTGTCTCCACCTAGAACTCCCGTCATCCACTCCGTAGCGTCATCTCCTTTGACCGCCATGGGACGGGTGACTGATGGTGGCGGGGGGCCAGTGTCCAAACAAGGTGGTCCCCTCATACTGCGAGTGCCTCATCCTTCTCAGGCCTCGGAGCTGTTCTACCAGGAACAACAATCTGCGTACGATACGGCCCACTACCAGCCAAACT CAGGTTCCTACTACCCGTCCACTCTCCATCCTCCACACAAACCCTGCATGGCTCGCTTCCTCAGATCCTCCAACGTCCCAGAATCCTCTCTACCGCCATCCTCCTTTCCCGGCGAGCCTCAAATGCCCCATCAAGCCCCCTCCTCTCCTTCCACGGGCTACCCAGCGCATCCGCCGAGGGAACGCATGGGACCCGCCGTCTTCCACCACCACCCGGGGCAGCCTCAGTATAGACCTCTGGCCTCTGCCCATGGGGTTTATGCACCTCTCTATGACAGCAGAAGAGTGTGGAGGCCTCAG CTGTACCATAGAGAGGATGCCAGGAGTAATTCGTTGCCTCCAGAGGTACTGCATTCCTCTGTCTACCAAACTCCTCTCAGGGAGAGATTCAACTCGCTAGACAGTAACTTCTGCTCTGGATCCGAGCACCGTGCAGCGTTGCACAGG GATTATGGTCGCGTTCCTCTGGTCTACGACGACCTGTTTCGACGGAAGCAAGAGCAGTGGGcgcatcaccaccaccaccatcatcatcatcatcacagcgCCAGCAGGCCCCCACAGCCTTCAGCCATCTTCAACATGGATTTCGGACCTGAG CATGTGGAGAGCAGCGCAGGTCAGTGTACGGGTTGTCGCTTCAGAGGTGAGGAGAGCATGGCGCACTATTCGCCGTGGTCTTGCGGCTCCACCGTCGGCCCCTGCCTCAGCCCCTTTGAGCCTGAGGCACTCACACAGGCTGCGTCTTACTCCGCCCTGGAGCAGTCG GAATTGAAGGGCTGCAGCAGCGGCGTCGGTGTTAGCAGCGGCTGTGTCACAAAGCGCTGGCTTCATTCGTTAGATCACTACAGGCGACTAAAAGAAGAGGACCCCATCATTCCCTTCAGTGAGGGGCCCATTATTTCCAAGTGGGGGGCCATATCCAGGGCATCCCGCTCAGACTACCACACCACCGATCCTGTCCAAGCCACCGCTTGCCAGGGTGGCGCTAGCACCACACCCATCAATTTTAAAG ATTACAACAGCCACTTGGATCGCAGTGAGTACAGGTGGAGCTCAAGAGGATCAGACTCTTCCAGCCACTCCAGTTTCCTAGAGAG TGAGCAGCTTTGTCAACATTCGTCAAGTGAGAAAATGGTATGCGATCTGCAAAGCCACCAGACAGCCTTCAGGCAGGAACAGGACCGTGAGGAGAGCGTGCCAGGCTCGGAACCAGACATTGAGCTTGAGCTGTGCGCTCTGGACATGGAGGACTCGGAGCCCCAGGACATCAAGTCTCAG GATTCTTTGGACTTGGCCACGCCATATTCCGAGGATGATTCCCACCTCCTCCCACCGACCTGTTCGTCTCCGCTCCCGTCATCCCCGATCGAGGAACAAAGGCATGCAGAGGATTCTTCCACGGATAAGATGGACGCTTACCTGCTGAAAAAGATGGCCTTCAG GAAGTCGTTGTCTCCTGTCGGCTTAGTGCCAGGAGGTCTGGCCGTCAGCAAGCTGGTGCTGCGGACGGGAACGCCCCGACCCGGCGGCGACTCCTCCCCGCGCTCATGTCCCGAAACGCCCGGGGCGGAGATGCTGCTCAGTGGAAGCTAA
- the rc3h2 gene encoding roquin-2 isoform X2, producing the protein MPVQAAQWTDFLSCPICYNEFNGSGQQPISLGCSHTVCRTCLHKLHRKACPFDQTPISTDIDLLPVNCALLQLVGAQIPDVQPVSLSSATDVGHYEACRVCVEELALYLKPISGTKGAAPPSPSALSRPMQRKLVTLVNCQLVEEEGRVRAVRAGRSLGERTVTELILQHQNPQQLSANLWAAVRARGCQFLGPAMQEDALKLVLLALEDGSALSRKVLVLFVVQKLEGRFPQASKTSIGHVVQLLYRASCFKVTKRDEDSSLMQLKEEFRTYEALRREHDAQIVHIAMEAGLRISPEQWSSLLYGDLVHKSHMQSIIDKLQSPESFAKSVQELTIVLQRTGDPANLTSLRAHLELLANIDHNTDDAAPSWEELENVMLAVKLVVYGLVEFTQNFSKKSHETPQPQVNSKYKTSMCRDLRHQGGCPRGSNCTFAHTQDELEKFRLRNKKSGSVSRAFPPCGGKSFTVEGSIHIDGSVEAGEDILTEGSPHTQLISRGSDTMEGIKRVVSSESVEASGCDGLSGATMTLLGSAEQKPLSPPRTPVIHSVASSPLTAMGRVTDGGGGPVSKQGGPLILRVPHPSQASELFYQEQQSAYDTAHYQPNCSYYPSTLHPPHKPCMARFLRSSNVPESSLPPSSFPGEPQMPHQAPSSPSTGYPAHPPRERMGPAVFHHHPGQPQYRPLASAHGVYAPLYDSRRVWRPQLYHREDARSNSLPPEVLHSSVYQTPLRERFNSLDSNFCSGSEHRAALHRDYGRVPLVYDDLFRRKQEQWAHHHHHHHHHHHSASRPPQPSAIFNMDFGPEHVESSAGQCTGCRFRGEESMAHYSPWSCGSTVGPCLSPFEPEALTQAASYSALEQSELKGCSSGVGVSSGCVTKRWLHSLDHYRRLKEEDPIIPFSEGPIISKWGAISRASRSDYHTTDPVQATACQGGASTTPINFKDYNSHLDRSEYRWSSRGSDSSSHSSFLESEQLCQHSSSEKMVCDLQSHQTAFRQEQDREESVPGSEPDIELELCALDMEDSEPQDIKSQDSLDLATPYSEDDSHLLPPTCSSPLPSSPIEEQRHAEDSSTDKMDAYLLKKMAFRKSLSPVGLVPGGLAVSKLVLRTGTPRPGGDSSPRSCPETPGAEMLLSGS; encoded by the exons ATGCCGGTGCAGGCCGCCCAATGGACGGACTTCCTGTCCTGTCCCATCTGCTACAACGAGTTCAACGGCAGCGGCCAGCAGCCCATCAGCCTGGGCTGCTCGCACACGGTGTGCCGCACCTGCCTGCACAAGCTGCACCGCAAAGCCTGCCCCTTCGACCAGACGCCCATCAGCACGGATATCGACCTGCTGCCCGTCAACTGTGCCCTTCTGCAGCTGGTCGGAGCTCAG ATACCAGACGTGCAGCCAGTTAGCCTGAGCAGTGCGACAGATGTTGGACACTATGAGGCCTGCAGGGTGTGTGTGGAAGAGCTGGCGCTATACCTCAAACCAATTAGCGGCACTAAAG GTGCGGCGCCGCCAAGTCCGAGTGCGCTAAGCAGACCCATGCAGAGGAAGCTGGTGACGCTTGTCAACTGCCAGCTGGTGGAGGAGGAAGGCCGAGTGCGAGCCGTGCGTGCGGGCCGGTCGCTGGGGGAGCGGACGGTCACTGAGCTCATCCTGCAGCACCAGAACCCCCAGCAGCTGTCTGCCAACCTCTGGGCTGCGGTCAGAGCACGGGGATGCCAATTTCTTGGGCCTG CCATGCAGGAAGATGCCCTGAAGCTTGTGTTGTTGGCTCTGGAGGACGGTTCCGCACTGTCCAGGAAGGTGCTGGTGTTGTTTGTCGTACAAAAGTTGGAGGGGCGCTTCCCCCAGGCTTCCAAAACCAGCATAGGCCATGTGGTGCAGCTCCTTTACAGGGCCTCCTGCTTCAAG GTGACCAAGCGAGATGAAGACTCCTCGCTGATGCAGCTGAAGGAGGAATTCCGCACATACGAAGCTCTCCGAAGAGAACACGACGCCCAGATCGTGCACATCGCCATGGAAGCTGGCCTCCGCATTTCGCCCGAGCAGTGGTCCTCTCTGTTGTATGGGGACCTGGTCCACAAGTCGCACATGCAGTCCATCATTGACAAG TTGCAGTCTCCAGAGTCGTTTGCAAAGAGTGTCCAGGAGCTGACCATCGTCTTGCAGAGGACTGGAGACCCGGCCAACCTCACCAGCCTCAGAGCTCACCTCGAGCTGCTAGCCAACATAGACCACAATACAG ATGATGCGGCACCATCCTGGGAGGAGCTCGAAAATGTGATGTTGGCAGTAAAGTTGGTGGTTTATGGCCTGGTGGAATTCACCCAAAACTTCAGCAAAAAGAGCCATGAGACCCCACAG CCTCAGGTGAACAGCAAGTATAAGACCAGCATGTGCAGAGATCTTCGTCATCAGGGAGGTTGTCCGAGAGGAAGTAACTGCACCtttgcacacacacaggatGAACTGGAGAa atttcGTCTGAGGAACAAGAAGAGCGGAAGTGTTAGCCGTGCATTTCCTCCATGCGGGGGTAAATCCTTTACAGTGGAGGGCAGCATTCACATTGATGGCTCCGTAGAAGCTGGAGAGGACATCCTGACGGAGGGAAGCCCTCACACACAACTCATCTCTCGAGGCTCTGACACCATGGAGGGCATTAAGAGAGTCGTGTCCAGTGAATCTGTTGAGGCGAGTGGCTGCGACGGGCTGAGCGGCGCCACTATGACATTACTGGGCTCAGCTGAACA GAAGCCATTGTCTCCACCTAGAACTCCCGTCATCCACTCCGTAGCGTCATCTCCTTTGACCGCCATGGGACGGGTGACTGATGGTGGCGGGGGGCCAGTGTCCAAACAAGGTGGTCCCCTCATACTGCGAGTGCCTCATCCTTCTCAGGCCTCGGAGCTGTTCTACCAGGAACAACAATCTGCGTACGATACGGCCCACTACCAGCCAAACT GTTCCTACTACCCGTCCACTCTCCATCCTCCACACAAACCCTGCATGGCTCGCTTCCTCAGATCCTCCAACGTCCCAGAATCCTCTCTACCGCCATCCTCCTTTCCCGGCGAGCCTCAAATGCCCCATCAAGCCCCCTCCTCTCCTTCCACGGGCTACCCAGCGCATCCGCCGAGGGAACGCATGGGACCCGCCGTCTTCCACCACCACCCGGGGCAGCCTCAGTATAGACCTCTGGCCTCTGCCCATGGGGTTTATGCACCTCTCTATGACAGCAGAAGAGTGTGGAGGCCTCAG CTGTACCATAGAGAGGATGCCAGGAGTAATTCGTTGCCTCCAGAGGTACTGCATTCCTCTGTCTACCAAACTCCTCTCAGGGAGAGATTCAACTCGCTAGACAGTAACTTCTGCTCTGGATCCGAGCACCGTGCAGCGTTGCACAGG GATTATGGTCGCGTTCCTCTGGTCTACGACGACCTGTTTCGACGGAAGCAAGAGCAGTGGGcgcatcaccaccaccaccatcatcatcatcatcacagcgCCAGCAGGCCCCCACAGCCTTCAGCCATCTTCAACATGGATTTCGGACCTGAG CATGTGGAGAGCAGCGCAGGTCAGTGTACGGGTTGTCGCTTCAGAGGTGAGGAGAGCATGGCGCACTATTCGCCGTGGTCTTGCGGCTCCACCGTCGGCCCCTGCCTCAGCCCCTTTGAGCCTGAGGCACTCACACAGGCTGCGTCTTACTCCGCCCTGGAGCAGTCG GAATTGAAGGGCTGCAGCAGCGGCGTCGGTGTTAGCAGCGGCTGTGTCACAAAGCGCTGGCTTCATTCGTTAGATCACTACAGGCGACTAAAAGAAGAGGACCCCATCATTCCCTTCAGTGAGGGGCCCATTATTTCCAAGTGGGGGGCCATATCCAGGGCATCCCGCTCAGACTACCACACCACCGATCCTGTCCAAGCCACCGCTTGCCAGGGTGGCGCTAGCACCACACCCATCAATTTTAAAG ATTACAACAGCCACTTGGATCGCAGTGAGTACAGGTGGAGCTCAAGAGGATCAGACTCTTCCAGCCACTCCAGTTTCCTAGAGAG TGAGCAGCTTTGTCAACATTCGTCAAGTGAGAAAATGGTATGCGATCTGCAAAGCCACCAGACAGCCTTCAGGCAGGAACAGGACCGTGAGGAGAGCGTGCCAGGCTCGGAACCAGACATTGAGCTTGAGCTGTGCGCTCTGGACATGGAGGACTCGGAGCCCCAGGACATCAAGTCTCAG GATTCTTTGGACTTGGCCACGCCATATTCCGAGGATGATTCCCACCTCCTCCCACCGACCTGTTCGTCTCCGCTCCCGTCATCCCCGATCGAGGAACAAAGGCATGCAGAGGATTCTTCCACGGATAAGATGGACGCTTACCTGCTGAAAAAGATGGCCTTCAG GAAGTCGTTGTCTCCTGTCGGCTTAGTGCCAGGAGGTCTGGCCGTCAGCAAGCTGGTGCTGCGGACGGGAACGCCCCGACCCGGCGGCGACTCCTCCCCGCGCTCATGTCCCGAAACGCCCGGGGCGGAGATGCTGCTCAGTGGAAGCTAA